Part of the Flavobacterium sp. KS-LB2 genome is shown below.
TTTGCTTTGAATGAGTTGCTCTAATTCCTGAATTAGTACTTTGCTGATTTTAAACTCCATCGGCTTCTATTTTTTGGGTAAGTTCAATGAACTGTTCTACATTTAATTGTTCTGGTCGAAGGTTGAAAATTTCATCTTCTCTCAAACTATCGGACAAATTTAAGGTTTTTAAACTATTTCGTAACGTTTTACGTCGTTGTTGAAAAGCGGTTTTTACTACGGTGAAAAACAACTTTTCGCCACATGGCAAACTGTAATCTTTCTTCCTGCGCAAACGTAAAACACCTGATTTTACCTTTGGTGGCGGAATAAAAACATTTTCATCTACCGTGAATAAATATTCGGCATCGTAAAAGGCTTGAACCAAAACCGATAGAATTCCATAGGCTTTTGTTCCTTTTTTTTCACAAATACGCTGCGCCACTTCTTTCTGGAACATTCCAGCAAATTCGGGAATCTGATCGCGGTATTCCAAAGTTCTAAACACAATTTGTGTCGAAATATTATACGGAAAATTCCCAATGATTGCGAATTGTTTCCCTTCGAAAATTTCGTTAACGTTGTATTTCAGGAAATCTTTAGAAATGATTCTGTCTTTTAATTTTGGATAATTTTGATCCAAATAGGTCACTGATTCCGTATCGATTTCAATAACGTAGGTATTCACTGGTTTATCCAATAAATATTTTGTCAAAACACCCATTCCCGGACCTATCTCCAGTACATCATCATATCCTTCTAAATTCAACGTGTCGGCAATATCTTTTGCAATGCTTTCGTCTTTAAGAAAGTGCTGTCCGAGGTGTTTTTTGGCTGTTACTTTTTCCATTTTTTATTTTTTTCCACGAATCCCGAAGCTTCGGGAACTAAGGCTCAAAGTGTATTTTTTATCTATTTTCTGAATTGGGGATCGTAATTTGCGCCCTTTAATTATACTGTTTTTACAATCTCAACTTTGCAAATTGTGAATTCAAGTTGTAATTCAAAAGACAACCTGAATGTAATTGCTTCTTTCCTCGCAATGACTCTAATAATCTGCGATCAATTCTAGTTCTGTTCTAAAAGCAAGCATTTTATCTCCAAATAATTTCGCTCCTTCTTCACGAAAACCTGGCGCATCCTGTTGATAATATCTCTCCAGAGTTTCTTTGCTATCCGTTGTATATTGCACCGAATACGTTACGCCGCCCATTTCTTCTTCAATTAAAACACGAACCATTCTGGCCGCGGTGAATTTTCCTGTAGCCAAAATTTCAGGAATGTGCTTGTGTTGCATCCAAATCATCCATTGATCGTGAACGCTTTCGTGTATGTTTGTGGTAACGTTGTATAGTATCATTTTTTTGTAGTATAAATTTAAATAGATTGCTAATTTTTCTTTCTTTCTAAATCTGCAATCTAAAATCGTTAATCATAAATCTAAAATCCTCTTTAAAGATTCGTATCTCCTCGCAACTGCCTGAATTTCTTTCTTGCTTCTACAAAATAAATACTGTCCTGATGATTGAACAATATCTTTTCATAGAGCGGTTTTGCTTTTTCAGGCAGTGATTGTTTATTGTAAATTTCTGCCGAAAAATACAAGGCTTCGTCTATATAAATTCCGTCGCTATGTTGGTCTATAATCATTTGGTATTGGCTTAAAGCCAAAGCAAAATCGCCTTTCTTTTCGTATATTTTACCTAATCGCAACAAGGTCGCAGCCTCAATTTCTTGTCCTTTATGATTTTTCAAAATCGTCTGAAACTGCGTTACCGCTTCCTGATTCCTGTTTTGATACAACAGATAATCTCCTTTTGCAAATTGTTTCAAAGCCGTTTGTGTCGAATCAGCTGCAGTATTGTCGTTTATCAATAGAAAATATTCCAAAGCGTCATTCGCAATCAACTGCGTATTCGCTGATTTCAATTCCTTAAACTGTTTCAATGCCCACGCAAAATCAGTTTTGAAATAACTTGTTTTTGCGGCTTTCAAACTGGCTTCATGGGCCATTACATCATTCTTCAAATCCAATTCTATCTGCGAATAATAGATCAAAGCCTGATTAAATTTTTCCTCGAAAAGCAGAATATCTGCAAGTTCCATTTTGGCATAAGCCACTTGATAATCGTTCAACTGCAATTCCAGCGCTCTCTTGACAATTGCCTTTCCTTCTTCTGGTTTTTTCAAGCTAAATGCTGTGAAATGTGCCTGAATCAGCTGCAAAGATAAGGTAAAAGGACTTATTTCAAATTGCTTTAATAAAGCGTCTAATTCTGTGCTGATAGATGTAAAGTCTTTTTCAGACGCTTTTTCAATTTTCATCGTAAGCAAATACGAGTTCGCTTGGATAATCAATTCTAAATCCTGTGTATTTTCTAATACAAAGCCTAATATTTCCTTAGCTGCTTCCTGATTCTCTTCTTCAATCGCCAGTTGTCCTAAATTCACAATATTGGCAAGCGTTTCTGGATTGCGTTTGTAAATGGCTTTTTCCTGAATAAATGCTTTTTCGAACTCTTTCTGCTGTACATAAAACCAACTTAAATAATGATTCCAGAATATATCTTGATTTTTCTGGGTTCTTAGAATTAGTGCCTTACGCAAGAGTTCATTGAAGTTTGCGTCTCCTTCATCAACCATAAAACGAACCAGTTGGTTTTGGATTCGAATAGAGTTTTGAGGATTGGCAAACGCTTCATCCAGAAAAGTAGCAATCATCATTTCCATATTAGACAATTGACCGTAAAGCAACCCTATTTGATAATTGAAATTAAAATTTGGTTCTAGTTCTGTTGCAGTTTGGTAGGATTTCAGCGCATAATCTAACAACACTTTCTTTTCAAAAGCATTTGAAATTCCGTACACTTCATTTGGATTTTTCCTAATTCTATCCAAGGCCTGATCGTAGTATGTCTTGGCTTTAGCATCGTTTTTTTGCAACTGAAAATTATAGCCTAATTCTACAAGTATGTTTCCTTGATTGTATTTTATAAGTCGTTGTTGAAGCGCTTTTTCGGCACTTTCAAACTGTTGCAATTGCTGGGAACAATCGATTATTCTTAAAAAATACTGTGAATTTAATGGAATCTCTTGCAGTAACTCTTCGTAGCTAATTTTTGCTTTTTCAAAATCGCCTTTGTCATAATAATACTGTGCTAATTGTTCGTTTTGTGAAAAACAAACCAATGAAAAAAACAGGGTAATATGTAGAAAGAGTTTTTTCATATTATTGCCATCCAAAATCAATATTTTTTTCTATGTTACTGAAGGTTAATTCATTTTTAGCATCGATTTTAGACCATTGAGTCTTGGCTTTGCTTTTTTTAGGAAAAAACTCATTTTCTCCTTTAGTGATACTTTTCTTTTTGGTTAAGAAATTATAACTTGATTCTTCAATTTCTCCCGATGATCTATGAATTGAAAAAGTATCATATCCAATAAGTACAAATTGATTGTTTTGAAATCTAAACGTATAATCATTAACGTTTATTTCCCAAGACCCACAACTCAAGAAATATCTTAGAGATAATTTCAACAAACCTCTAGAAATTTGAATGCCTTTACCGCTCAAAAAGGGATCCTCAAGACAAGTACTTTCTATATCTCCTTCAGGATGAATAGCAATTTTATTTTTTTTATCTAAATAAAACTTGTTTTCACTATTCTTAAATAAAACTAATAAAAACCTTGGATTAGTATTTAAAGTAGTTTCTCCTAAACCGTCATTCGCAATAAAATTTTCTTTATTTGTATCTTCTATGACTAAAACTAAATCATCTATTTTATCCGCATTTAAATCTCCTTGTGTTTTAGCAATTACCTTCCAATTTTTAGGCACGAAATCCATTTCGTTTTGGGCGAAAGCAAATAGCGAGAAAAACAAAGTACCATACAAAAAAATATTTTTCATCTTGAAAGTGTTCAGTATTCAGTGTTCAGTTTGCTAAACGGTGTATTGTCCAAAAAGCTAACTGAACACCGATCACTGAGGACTGAACACTAATTAATTTATAATATCAAACCCACAGTACGGACGCAAAACCTCAGGAATTACGATCCCCTCTGGAGTTTGGTAATTTTCTAAAATTCCAGCTAAAACTCTTGGCAAAGCCAATGCACTTCCGTTTAAAGTGTGTGCCAATTGATTTTTTCCGTCTTTATCTTTGAAACGCAATTTCAAACGATTCGCTTGAAAAGTCTCAAAATTAGAAACCGAACTGATTTCTAACCAACGATCCTGCGCTGTAGAAAACACTTCAAAATCATACGTCAAAGCCGATGTGAAACCCATATCACCACCACAAAGACGCAATATTCTATATGGTAATTTCAATTCTTGTAATATATTTTTAACGTGTTCT
Proteins encoded:
- a CDS encoding DUF4286 family protein; this translates as MILYNVTTNIHESVHDQWMIWMQHKHIPEILATGKFTAARMVRVLIEEEMGGVTYSVQYTTDSKETLERYYQQDAPGFREEGAKLFGDKMLAFRTELELIADY
- a CDS encoding tetratricopeptide repeat protein, which codes for MKKLFLHITLFFSLVCFSQNEQLAQYYYDKGDFEKAKISYEELLQEIPLNSQYFLRIIDCSQQLQQFESAEKALQQRLIKYNQGNILVELGYNFQLQKNDAKAKTYYDQALDRIRKNPNEVYGISNAFEKKVLLDYALKSYQTATELEPNFNFNYQIGLLYGQLSNMEMMIATFLDEAFANPQNSIRIQNQLVRFMVDEGDANFNELLRKALILRTQKNQDIFWNHYLSWFYVQQKEFEKAFIQEKAIYKRNPETLANIVNLGQLAIEEENQEAAKEILGFVLENTQDLELIIQANSYLLTMKIEKASEKDFTSISTELDALLKQFEISPFTLSLQLIQAHFTAFSLKKPEEGKAIVKRALELQLNDYQVAYAKMELADILLFEEKFNQALIYYSQIELDLKNDVMAHEASLKAAKTSYFKTDFAWALKQFKELKSANTQLIANDALEYFLLINDNTAADSTQTALKQFAKGDYLLYQNRNQEAVTQFQTILKNHKGQEIEAATLLRLGKIYEKKGDFALALSQYQMIIDQHSDGIYIDEALYFSAEIYNKQSLPEKAKPLYEKILFNHQDSIYFVEARKKFRQLRGDTNL
- the rsmA gene encoding 16S rRNA (adenine(1518)-N(6)/adenine(1519)-N(6))-dimethyltransferase RsmA yields the protein MEKVTAKKHLGQHFLKDESIAKDIADTLNLEGYDDVLEIGPGMGVLTKYLLDKPVNTYVIEIDTESVTYLDQNYPKLKDRIISKDFLKYNVNEIFEGKQFAIIGNFPYNISTQIVFRTLEYRDQIPEFAGMFQKEVAQRICEKKGTKAYGILSVLVQAFYDAEYLFTVDENVFIPPPKVKSGVLRLRRKKDYSLPCGEKLFFTVVKTAFQQRRKTLRNSLKTLNLSDSLREDEIFNLRPEQLNVEQFIELTQKIEADGV